In Nocardioides dokdonensis FR1436, the following are encoded in one genomic region:
- a CDS encoding pirin family protein, with protein MTVEIRRGTSRFSTRVPGRLTRHAFSFGEHYDPERLSFGPIVCHDDHLVAGGQGFDEHAHSDLEIVTWVVSGAVRHVDSSGREEVVPAGSLAVLSAGSGVRHAETAVLGAGPTRFVQTWLRPDETGTTPSYAVAAVDPAATGLVPAPLPVGVAGARLSVARLRAGERLELPAAPRLHAFLTRGALLRFSLAEPLAAGDACCFVDEPAHPVVAAVDTELLVWTFAS; from the coding sequence GTGACCGTCGAGATCCGCCGAGGAACCTCCCGCTTCTCGACCCGGGTGCCGGGTCGGCTGACCCGGCACGCCTTCTCGTTCGGCGAGCACTACGACCCCGAGCGGCTCTCCTTCGGCCCGATCGTGTGCCACGACGACCACCTCGTCGCCGGCGGGCAGGGCTTCGACGAGCACGCCCACAGCGACCTCGAGATCGTCACCTGGGTCGTCTCCGGCGCGGTGCGCCACGTCGACTCCTCCGGCCGCGAGGAGGTGGTGCCCGCCGGTTCGCTCGCCGTGCTCTCCGCCGGCAGCGGCGTCCGGCACGCCGAGACCGCCGTCCTCGGCGCCGGCCCGACCCGCTTCGTGCAGACCTGGCTGCGCCCCGACGAGACCGGCACGACGCCGTCGTACGCCGTCGCGGCCGTGGACCCCGCAGCGACCGGGCTCGTGCCCGCGCCGCTGCCGGTCGGTGTGGCCGGGGCCCGGCTGTCGGTGGCGCGGCTGCGCGCGGGCGAGCGGCTCGAGCTGCCGGCCGCGCCACGGCTGCACGCCTTCCTGACCCGCGGCGCGCTGCTGCGGTTCTCGCTGGCCGAGCCGCTGGCCGCCGGGGACGCGTGCTGCTTCGTCGACGAGCCGGCCCACCCGGTGGTCGCGGCCGTCGACACCGAGCTCCTGGTGTGGACCTTCGCGTCCTGA